The region atatggaagttggTTGTGGCTGAACAAAAATACAACTATTATTGGAAGaggtgcacaggtgctgatgttaaagcagatgtcagtatgacattctggctggtacaggtgctggagttacagtagctgttatttgatgaatgcacagatttagggggagaagaagtaccctggtgtattgtgcatttgtgtgtcttactagttgcacccataactagtaattctgttgttgcacagatttagggggaggagaagtacccttgtgcatatgtgtattactagtagccatagctagtaattgttttgcttctgctgctgattaaactattgtttagtggtttaactgctgttagtttgccttgtgaacaaaaaggacagatatatgttttagccaaaatttgccaaagggggagtttgttgattctaagagttggcagcaattttggtaaaacaaagggtgttcacaagatgtcatgtgggatgtcttaacatgagatatcttatgtacctgctggagttaaagaagatatgcaagcatgattgtttcagaatgccacttacaatgctaaggcttctgatattgggTGTACCTactggagcttatatggaagacatatgctgcaggattgtttcagttgacatactcattgtcatggtaactgatatggctgtacctgctataaaaggaaactggattatgcaggatttttccagatgtcagacccgatgtcatgacatcctgtacacagaacattcagtatgaatgtctggtgttttgtgattgcacaattggtggcaatcattggttgattgaagatatggctagctggcgcaatctatcagggatatcaaccagatttgtttattttccaaggagatctttacagttgatatgaaaagatttaattggaaaatatatttaggggtttcaagctgtccaatgtttctataaaaagggactcagaaaacctgattgaacacacaaccaagactgagcgaaatttagagagagagctagggtttgtgtctgtaggtcattcaagtcatccatagatgattgaattagactgatttgtcttcttgatcaaagctttgaagcaagatcaagagtgtgtcttcttgattgaaactgtgaagtaaaatcaagaatattgtaattgaaaagtattttcttttcacaagggattgttgtttaaaatcacgggtgtgtgattgtaagggaagtgagtgggttctcatatctaagagcgcttaggtagaaattgcacgggtagagattaggtgagaaagactgtaacttggtgaagtgtacggatagtctttgaactaattctattatagtgaatttccttcctggcttggtagcccccagacgtaggtgagttgcaccgaactgggttaacaattgcttgtgttgattgctttacaattctgtttattatccattgtgtattaacagatattagtgtcgtgacattatcttcgacatcttatatctgataccagaatttcagtaCAAATCATACTTTTCATCACTGTATATGCCTCCCCCTCTCTATTCTCGtggttccgaactacgattgctctgactttctcattgcacgatgagaatacgtaggcatgaggatgcgaatccttggcgagcatacttctaattattcctccttcgcctCAGGGCACCGTTCATATCTTCCACTATTcattacctaccttcgatcataaatcgttcacctagtgacatactgtctctttgacatcgaaatacattttctttgaaattccatacatacccttttaggacgTATAGCGAATAGTCCacatttctacctagagttgtttgaACTACACcctcaaacacttaattcattcttttttaGCTAAACACCCTATAGTGTCGGCCCTACTAGTCCACGTATCGGTTAAAGCTATTTCCCTTTATGGTacaaatctcatttctcttatgaATTCCAATACACgttcacctttcgatttcaaataatacttcttcagtcacttgtcACCAAACATTCaattctgtgactttggtcacttcattccgttcatctccatgatgcattcatactctatcttcattcacttcatgtgatataccctaTTCTTTGAGTCAAATACAATATTtctttgtgctccatcttgtacctctttgtgaaccaagagatgtttgtaCTATgtaatcaaacacttaattcaatcttttttcggttattccaatacagtgttgtaggccctcacttgttggttcataccagttttactcttgggttcatgttttcaccccttcttggagttcaaatcacacaattctttggttcagaccatactttgatcataacttcttctcatctcccgcctctagttccttgaactatgaagctctgaattcctcattgcactatgaggatacataggcacgaggaccctaatcctcaccgagcattttatctatttctttcctttCCCATCCTTTTGTGAGTAATATTTAaataacacctattcgagcgagaacaatcaaaacggttcccatgcAGTACCATGAATatttggggtgctaataccttcccattgcataaccgacttccttacccaacatatctctttcccctgagttttatcgatgttttcccaTCCCTTTGGGGATAAgtaaagttcgatggcgactctgttgtatgttcgagcgtatgatgcgttcgagtatatttccgctagcttcagtGGGAAGTTACCAGCAACGTGGGTGATAGGCTCCGATACGTGGCACATCATGAATGAGCCATAACCTCCTAGCAGTTATTTCTTACTACTATTTAAGTAAATGTAATTTTCATTTTAAGAGAGACATTTTGAGCATTGCAATAAGAATGCACTTGAAGTATCAAGCGTTTGAGAGAAAAAAGTTAACTTCCTGCAAAAATGTACTTCGACTTCCAcctttatttttaattcatttacCTTATCAAGTTATTTTCATTTACTTCGTTCACTTACATATGTATCTTGTCTTTTATCCTTCCttaattttactgcatttctATTTTGCAAGCACTTCAATTATTTTTCTGGTGTTCCAAACACTTTACCAACTAAACCAGCATATACTTAACACACATTTGGTCTAGGACTTTGTAGCCGGTCCTGCAAGTAAACCGCGATAGAAATGCTAGAGATTGTTCCAGAAACAAGATTTTGAAAATATTGAATTTTCATTTGCGTGTACCCTGTTTGTCAGTTGGGATTAGAGCTCGATCCGGTGAGTTCTATTTGTTTAGCAATAATGGATTCTTTTCCATGGAAGAGGGGGGCGAGAGTGGAGAGAAGAAAGAATGGGCATGAAGAAAGAGAGATGGCAGAGTTGTACAGAGTCGAAGAGAACCAGGGAGCAAGATATGCTGAAACaataaataattgaaaatgaatgAATAACAAAACAAGAATCCAAGAAAACAGGGACAATAAAAGGGAAACATAACTCAAGGATTAAAGAAAACAGGGTGAACTACACCAAACAAAATTGATCAGAAGAACAAAATCTGTAGGACTGAAAGCAAAAACACCCATCAAAGAGGAAAATAAAGCTGCAATGTGAGGAGAGAGAACATAGAAGGAAAATCtctaaattttttttttcaattaaaaaatATCTATATTTatgtaaataaatatttaaaatgtGAGATATAATTAAAGGATTTAATTGGTGTAAAATGATTTTACACCGTTAGTTAATCTTATACGTTagatattaaaataagtttgacttttattttaaaaacctataaaataatgcaaatgggtgatgatgatgaatcgaTAATATAAATCTTTTTACatttataataattaatctcATAATTAAATTAAACATTAATTAATGTGATAATATTTTAAATTTCAGACCTGTTAATCCAGTCGATATGTATTAATCGTATTAATCCGTTTCTTCCCTCCTTAACTGTTTGCGCTGCTTCACCGAAGCGTCTATTTCTTCTTTCCTAAGAAATAGCGTAACGAACGCGCTCACAAAACAAAACACATTTACAATTTTAGCCCCAACATTCTCCCCCAATTATTTTCCCATTTCCCATTACTACATCATTTTCTCACTGTTTTTCATCCCATACTACTATTTTTCCAGGAAAGTTTCTAATTTTCCTGGAATTTTATTTctgattcaactcaaatcaacttATTATTACATCTCTATCTATTTATTTATAGCATAActttagaaaaataaaataaaatttcGATTTTGCTTCCGAATTCGTAATTTTCGTGATGGGACAAGGGCAATCGAAAAGCGAGTTGCTCTACCAGCAAGTCAGTTATGGAAATTCCGATGGAATCAAAGCCCTTCACAGAGAAGGTGCAGGACTTGAGGTAAACCAAAATTTCCAACAATTTCATtatgatgacgatgatgatggGTAGTGATAGTGTTTAAGGGTTTGGTGATGATTTTGGATTTGGATCCATTGGATTTTATTGCGGATTATGATGATTTTGTTGATATTTGATGCAGTATATGGATAGAGAAGGAAAAACACCCTTGATTGTTGCTTGTATGAATCCTGAACTTTACAATATTGCTAAAACATTGATCGAACTTGGAGCCAATGTCAATGCATACCGTCCCGGTATTGCTCTCTctctttttgtttttttgttaTGGTTTCTGATTCTGGGATAATCAATGTATCTGATCCATATATAGTCTAGATACATAAAAAGTGAATGTTTTCTTATAGTATAGTAAGATAATGCTGTCTGAAAATTTACATGACTTGTTGTTTCTGCTGTTATCCTTAACTTCTATGGACAAGTATTGTATTGGAGACTGAAAATGCAAACTTTCAACTACTTTTAGGACGTCATGCTGGGACTCCGTTGCATCATGCAGCTAAAAGGGGCCTTGAAAGTATTGTTAAGTTACTTCTTTTGCATGGAGGTATGTATTGTCAAGTGTCTATATAgaaaaaatggtttgaattttAGAGACTTCGATGAATGTTATTTGAATGGATTTAATGTTCAACTTTCAGCCAATCCTTTGGTGTTGAATGATGATTGTCAAACTGCTCTTGAGGTTGCTAGGGCTAAAGGAAATAGCAATGTTGTTCGTGCAATGGAGGTAGCGTTTAAACTTTTTGAGATTTATATTATATATCATTGTGTTGCTGTATGAAGTTGAATGGGCTGACTGTTTGTTTtccctttcttttcttttatCTTGATGATATTTAAGTTCTTCAAATGATGAGTAATGTTTTGCAGAGTCATTTGTGCTTGTTCTCCGGTTGGTTGCGGGAGTTTCATGGACCTGGGTTTCTAGAAGTAGTAGCTCCTAATTTGGTATCGAGGAAAGTGTACGTATTGTGTGATATGTTGAATCATCTCAGTTTACTTCTGCATTTTCTATTTTATGGTTAATTGTTCTATTTTTTTTTTGGTAGATGATTGGCCTTGCATCCAAACAACTAGAAAATACTTTTTTAAAGGATCGTTTAGTAAAAGAAAAGTGATTATGTTCATTGGTTAATCTTTTTTTACAGTTGGGTGGTAGTTTTACCAGTAGGCTCACGTGGCCTCACCATGCCTTACAAGTTAGAGCTTGCCGTATATTACACTTTGCAGGTACTCCATAATTAGCAAATCATCCTTTCACATatctcacacacacacacacacacaataaTAATTCCATGTTTCACTGACAGGAAGAAGTTTGAACTAATGTGGAAAAATGTTAAACTATTACTGGGACATTGAAATGATTGTAGTTACTAGGTTTTTTTTGCACGCATAACTAACTTAAAAGAATTGAGTAGGTGCTTTTCATTTGTCTAGATATTATTCCCCTTTCATTATCTCTTTTTATATGTCCACTCAAAGCATATAATTAAATGAGCAGGATGCAAAACCGCGTACAATTGTTCCTCTGTGGAAGGCCAATTTAGAAGAACCAAGGCTTCGTCAGTCTGATCCGTCAGTGTCAATTACTGATAAGACTACCAGTAATCTCTTATTCTGAGCTCTTTTTCTTTTCGTTTCTTTCTATtcatttttttgtttgttttggtCATCCATGTTGTCACAATCACTTTTTTATATTTAAGTCTTGTTAATATCACTAGAAAATTGTGAGATATAACTTGTGTATATTTAAGAGAAAAATAAACGGAGACAAGAGTAGAGAAAGATAAGGTAAAGATAAGGTAATTTGTGATACAGTACTGAGCTACGTGTATATACAGCCTCAATTATATCTTTTAATTTTAGACTTTGTAGTATAGCGGTTTATCAGTGGAGATATGAGTTGAGAAAGATAAGGGAAATTGAGTTGAAAAACTGGAGTATGGGTGTCTAAAAATCTTAATTCATATATcttttttgttttatttctttCAGATTTACTAGTAATACCATATCTTTTAAATTTTACTTTAGCAAAATTTGAAGTTTACAATGATATTTTAAAAACTGTGACACTACTTGGAGAATGATAACTGCCTCACTTTTGCCTGCAGGCCAAATATTTAAGACAAGACTCCTTCAATTTGTATTGCGGAATGTTACACTCTACTCGGAACACTTCACAACACTTGTTTTACTCAAGGTTGTCAAAATCCAAAGTTTCGGGAAACTAGTGGACTTTGTAAACTTGAGCATAAACTCTTGCAATACctcaaattcatttagaaaatATGTCCTAGTACCCCAAACATAATTTATATGGCATATCCATAATCAATACTCAACCTAATAAAACAAACAAAAGTAATAAAGTGAAAAACACATGTCAAAACTAGACCCAACTGTCAAACTATACTAGGCTGAACAAAAACACAGGATGAAAAAAACTTAAAACCAGAACGCATATATTAGAATGAAGGAAACTCAATCAAAGTACACCACGTAATCAATAAGCTATGTGTTTTGAGGTCTAAACCATGTGTGAATCTAAACTTTGAAACTCGCTGGTATAATTTAGAGTTCACTGGCATTTGTTAGTTTACTTGAAATAGTGCAAGTTTTCACAGAAAAATGAGTTTATATGCGATGAAGTCTGTTTTGATCCTGGGATTATAATCATGTTAAAGGCTTCAACTTAAGAGTTTCACAACCCTGGTTTTCCATACAGGAAATGCTTCTTTCCTTCTTGACTAACTTCGATTGTGTTTCATTTTCTCTGCCCCTTTCCAGAAACACGTCTTAAATTTGGGCCTGCAAATGAGAACGACAGGCAACAACTTACATGGTTTTCTAATGCTTGCAAAGGAATTCCACAGGTTTGTAACTTGCTATAATGATGTTATTCTGTTTGAAATTTTACTTTACTTAAAGTGTACCTGTAGAATTTCTTTTCTGCATTTTGTTTGACAGTTTCTATTTGGATTGGAATATTGTGCTTATTAACTGTATATGTAACGAAGAAGTTGATCCATCCATACGGAGTACCatttttttaaagataaaatTATTAAGATGAAGAGAATACATGTTAGGATTTAATCCCAAGAGAAGAGTCCAACCCAAAAGAGTAGTCCGTTAGGTGTGAGAGCTTCATGGCTTAAGTATTACATTGAGCACTTTTATCTACTTAATGTGGAATTCCTAACATTGTGACACCCATTAAGAGCCGACATCCACGGCAGCTTTCACTCTATCGGAATTGACTTGGTGGTAGCCCTTTCCTCTTTGGCAGCTTCACTCTTCTATCGGTATTCAGTTGTGAGTCTTAATCCAGCCTACAGGTAGTAGACCTTTCTGTAGTCCAACTCTGGACGAGAACATCGATTGTTAAGGCTAAGCCTATGAGGATAGTCCAGCCCAAAAGACTAGTCCCGTAGGCGGGAGAGCCTCATGTCCTAAGTGCCACGTTGAACACTTTTATCTACGTAATCTAGGGCTCTTAATAACCATGCATGAAAACATATTTGGAGTATGAAAAATCCTCTTCAGTATAGAGCAAAAACCACACATTGATAGTTCAGAGCTGCCAAATCCTTCAACATATCTGTTAGGGAAACTCcattaaaaatgaaaataagcAGAAACAGAGAATCTAATCTTATCCCATATCAGCTGTTGTGCCACAGAAATCTTAAATGTTTGAGTTACACACAACCATATGCACCTAAGTGTTGCATGGATTGCCCATTACCACAAAAGCTTACACTTTTATTCTACTAAAAGTCTAAAACGTTCAAAATTAATCATTTAAACAATTAAGAACTTGGATTTAAATGGCCTGTCATTTGACATGATTATGATAAGATATTATGGCATTATTTGTCTCATGTACCTAACCCCATCTACTGGGAAAATACTTTGGCGGTGGTTGCTTTTTGAGCATGGCACATCAAACATTCACAAGAAATAGCAAACAATTAATATCGAAGAGAAACCTCGTAAAAATATGTGAGGAATTGATTCTGAGTAAGTGCCATTATACACAACACAAATATTAGGGGGAAGAGCCCTTATGAATCTACACGCCATTAAATAGTAGTTCTATTAAGCACCACATCTAAATAAAGGACTTGACTTTAGAGGGGACTTTTGACTTCTAGAGGGATTTTTACCTAGATGGAAAATATAACTCAAAGATCAATAAACAAATTGGGAGTTAGAAAAAAGATGTTGCCAAAAACAGCCTAGAAGTTTAAAAAACTACTCGTATGAAAATGATACAAAGTTCTCAATGATAAGCTGCTGGATTTTTTGTTCAAAGACAATTTGTCAATTAGCAAAAAGCCTACTTTCTCACTGTGTCTGTGTTATGAAAGAGGGAGAGTAATCTGCATTTTCTCAAAAAACATAACTTAAGCTACTGTTGGTAGTTCTTTAAAACCTCTGTTGGGAAATTGGACTTTTTTCCTTATCATGAAAAATGCTTGAGTGGCCAAAATATAAATTTCTTAAATTTTCTCTAGCATTTTATTTGCAGCATTTGGTGCTCAACAAATATAATCAGTGATGTAGGGATTTCTTCCTCTGTAAAAAATCAGTATTTGATTTGCTTCATAATACCTACCATGTCAGATCAGTTTTAATGCAATTAATCATGGAAGAATTCTCAGACTCATTTTTTTCTCTGCATAAAACCAATAAATGGTGCAAATATTCTGATTCCTTTCCCATTAAAATGTTAGTTTAGTTGTTTCCTCTGGCATTTGACCTTGATTTCAGTACCTATATAAGTTGTCTTCAAAGCATATATGATGACGTTtccattttctttatttcctttatCTTCTCGAAGTACATTTTTTTTTGTATCCAATTTCTAATTGTTTATTTGCAAAATGATTAATATAAAAGGCTATGACATTTTTTCTTTCAGTTCACTCCAATTATTTGCAACCCAAATTATTTTTTTACAAATGTTTGCATATAATAAATATATGACGCATAACCTGCTTGCTCACTGCATGATGTTCTAATCTTTGGATTTTTCCAGGTAAGTCCAGCATTTTTGAATAATAATGTGGCTACCGTTCCACCAACAGCACCAACAGCACCACCTGCCGCTGAAGACCCAGAGTTGGCTATGGCTATCCATGCATCTATTCAGCATGCCATCCACGAGAGGCCAAGCTTTCCTGATGCAAGTTCTTCCATCAGTGGAGCGAATGCAGGGCAAGGTTTTCTCGGTACACCAAATCCAAATACAAATGCTAATGAGTTTGTACACGAACCTGTTTCAGTTGACAATACTCAACATGTCCAGAACGATGTCAATGTCTCTGCTGGCCACACTGCCAGTGGTCTCGATGTCAATCCATCAGCTCCTCCATTTGCTGACGAGGTTCCATTTGATGGCCCGATTCATTATCCGTCAATTGATTCGAGCCCTGTTGATGTATCGTCTTCAGTAGTTGGGAAGCTCCCTAACGAAGAAGGAATGACTGTTGGAGGAAGTGGTTCAACGTGCGTGATATGTTTAGATGCTCCAGCAGAAGGGGCATGCATACCATGTGGCCATGTTGCTGGATGCATGTCTTGCTTGAATGAAGTTAAAACCAAGAAATGGGGTTGCCCTGTTTGTCGAGCTAAGATAGACCAGATCATAAAGCTATATCATGTTTGAAGGATGAAAATGCATTTTCAGTTAAATTATGTTTACAGCAAGAAATGTCCACATCTCCCACTGAGTTTTTTGTTGTTGTGAATATGTTAATTTCATATGCTTCTTTCTATGTGCTTGTGAGTTCAAATTATTCCTTGTGGAAGTGAATTGTGAAACTGCTGTAAGTAATAGGTATTGAATACACTTAGATTTTGCTCAACTTTTGTTTAGTATCTGCTAAGTGAAAACATTGGTCCCCCGGGGTACATGGGATCTGTAAACACTTCCAATTCATGTATACTATATAGTTTTGCATTGCGCTC is a window of Lathyrus oleraceus cultivar Zhongwan6 chromosome 6, CAAS_Psat_ZW6_1.0, whole genome shotgun sequence DNA encoding:
- the LOC127091758 gene encoding putative E3 ubiquitin-protein ligase XBAT34, which codes for MGQGQSKSELLYQQVSYGNSDGIKALHREGAGLEYMDREGKTPLIVACMNPELYNIAKTLIELGANVNAYRPGRHAGTPLHHAAKRGLESIVKLLLLHGANPLVLNDDCQTALEVARAKGNSNVVRAMESHLCLFSGWLREFHGPGFLEVVAPNLVSRKVWVVVLPVGSRGLTMPYKLELAVYYTLQDAKPRTIVPLWKANLEEPRLRQSDPSVSITDKTTKTRLKFGPANENDRQQLTWFSNACKGIPQVSPAFLNNNVATVPPTAPTAPPAAEDPELAMAIHASIQHAIHERPSFPDASSSISGANAGQGFLGTPNPNTNANEFVHEPVSVDNTQHVQNDVNVSAGHTASGLDVNPSAPPFADEVPFDGPIHYPSIDSSPVDVSSSVVGKLPNEEGMTVGGSGSTCVICLDAPAEGACIPCGHVAGCMSCLNEVKTKKWGCPVCRAKIDQIIKLYHV